Below is a window of Leifsonia sp. NPDC080035 DNA.
CGGTGATCTCGCTCCGCCGGCTCTTCACGACAGAAGTGCTCGAGTTCCGCGTCTCCAGCGATTCGCCTGCGAGCATCGACATGCCGACCATGTGGGCGCACAACATCACGAACGTCGGCGATTCCGAGCTGTACACCGCCTTCTGGTCGAACGAGCTGTTCGATCCGGAGCGCCCCGACACGATAGCGGAGCCCGTATGACCACCCCCAGCACGACCGCCGACCGGCTCAAGGTTCTCACCGTCGTCGGCACCCGGCCCGAGATCATCCGCCTCGCCGCGACCATCAAGCGCCTGGACGCGACGACGGACCACGTCCTCGTGCACACCGGCCAGAACTACGACTACGAGCTCAACGAGGTCTTCTTCGAGGATCTCGGATTGCGGCGCCCCGACCATTTCCTCGACGCGGACACCAGCTCGCTCGGCGCCGTGCTCGGCTCGGTCCTCACCAAGGTGGAGGCGGTGCTGCGCGACGAGCGCCCGGACGCCGTGGTCGTCCTCGGCGACACGAACAGCTGCATCGCGGCCCTCATGGCCCGTCGGATGCGCATCCCGGTGTACCACATGGAGGCGGGCAACCGAAGCTTCGACCAGAACGTGCCGGAGGAGGTGAATCGGCGCATGGTCGACCACGTCTCCGACTACAACCTCGTCTACACGGAGCACGCCAGGCGCAACCTGCTCGCCGAGGGCATCCACCCGTCGCGGATCCTGCTCACCGGCTCGCCGATGCGGGAGGTGCTCGCCGCGAACGCGGACGCGATCGCGGCCAGCACCATCGTCGATGAGCAGGGCCTGACCGAGGGCGGATACTTCCTGGTCAGCCTGCACCGCGAGGAGAACGTGGACGATCCGACACGCCTCGCCTCGGTGCTCGACGCGCTCGGGCAGCTCGCCGACGAGTACGACATGCCGGTCCTGGTCTCCACGCACCCCCGGACCCGCAACCGCCTGGAATCGCAGCCCGACGAGCTGAAGTCGAAGCTCCGCTTCCACCCGCCCTTCGGCTTCAACGACTACGTGAAGCTGCAGCAGTCCGCCAAGCTGGTGCTGTCCGACAGCGGCACGATCAGCGAGGAGTCGAGCATCCTCGGTTTCCCCGCGGTGACGCTGCGGGACGCGATCGAGCGACCGGAGGCGATCGATGCCGGGGCGATGGTGACCGCCGGCGTGACCGCTCGGTCGGTACTCGCCGCCGTGCGGCTGGTCCTCCGCGAAGAAGCCGAAAATACCCCGCACGAGGTTCCGGCGGAGTACCTGGTGGCCGATTGCTCCGTGCGTGCAGTGAACTTCATCCACTCCACGGTGTTCACGCACCACGCCCGGAATGCGCAGAGGGTGCACGCTCGATGAGCAGCGCGCTGGTTCATCTGGTCAATCTCGTCTCGGCGGTCCTTCCGCAGACACGTGCGTTCGGTCTCCGACGCCGGATGTACAGGTCGGTCGGGGTCCGCGTCGGCGCCGACGTGCGCATCAACGGTGGAGTTGTCATCCAGTACCCGAACGTCTCCATCGGCGCAGGGACCTGGGTCGGGCGTCGGTCGGAGTTCGCCTGTTCACCTCGCGCCGCCGTGATCATCGGCGCGCACTGCGACATCTCGCAGGACGTGCTCTTCGTCACCGGATCGCACGAGATCGGTGACACGGACAAGCGGGCCGGTTCCGGAACCAACCGCGCGATCTCCGTCGGGGACGGATCGTGGATCGGCGCCCGGGCGACATTACTGGGCGGAACCGTCCTCGGGATCGGCACGGTGGTCGCCGCCGGTGCCGTAGTCACAGG
It encodes the following:
- the wecB gene encoding UDP-N-acetylglucosamine 2-epimerase (non-hydrolyzing) — its product is MTTPSTTADRLKVLTVVGTRPEIIRLAATIKRLDATTDHVLVHTGQNYDYELNEVFFEDLGLRRPDHFLDADTSSLGAVLGSVLTKVEAVLRDERPDAVVVLGDTNSCIAALMARRMRIPVYHMEAGNRSFDQNVPEEVNRRMVDHVSDYNLVYTEHARRNLLAEGIHPSRILLTGSPMREVLAANADAIAASTIVDEQGLTEGGYFLVSLHREENVDDPTRLASVLDALGQLADEYDMPVLVSTHPRTRNRLESQPDELKSKLRFHPPFGFNDYVKLQQSAKLVLSDSGTISEESSILGFPAVTLRDAIERPEAIDAGAMVTAGVTARSVLAAVRLVLREEAENTPHEVPAEYLVADCSVRAVNFIHSTVFTHHARNAQRVHAR
- a CDS encoding acyltransferase; the encoded protein is MSSALVHLVNLVSAVLPQTRAFGLRRRMYRSVGVRVGADVRINGGVVIQYPNVSIGAGTWVGRRSEFACSPRAAVIIGAHCDISQDVLFVTGSHEIGDTDKRAGSGTNRAISVGDGSWIGARATLLGGTVLGIGTVVAAGAVVTGEFPPNVLLAGVPAKVIRELG